The Macaca fascicularis isolate 582-1 chromosome 11, T2T-MFA8v1.1 genome includes a region encoding these proteins:
- the GARIN6 gene encoding Golgi-associated RAB2 interactor protein 6, translated as MEEQCMLPYYTAQSSPAMGMFNTSMGKLQRQLYKGEYTIFRYAPMFESDFIQISKRGEVMDVHNRARMVTVGIVRTSPCLTLPDVMLLARPAAVCDNARCGPATQKTDSPPAEILELTRLLPLMFVKITIHNSIKKQLHLKLATGRSFYLQLCPPSDASEDLFVHWENLVYILRPPVEAYSGTKAILAGSTSDSSVFEEVQRSPVGYAMKFCEEKEQFRISRLHMNAEMFGSTYYDYTIEI; from the exons ATGGAGGAGCAGTGTATGTTACCGTATTACACTGCCCAAAGCAGCCCCGCAATGGGCATGTTTAATACCTCCATGGGGAAGCTTCAGCGGCAACTGTACAAAGGCGAGTATACTATATTCAGGTATGCACCCATGTTTGAGAGCGACTTTATCCAGATCAGCAAAAGAGGAGAAGTGATGGATGTGCACAACCGTGCCCGAATGGTAACAGTGGGCATTGTTCGCACCAGCCCCTGCCTCACACTACCTGATGTCATGCTGCTGGCCCGACCAGCTGCTGTCTGTGACAACGCCAGGTGTGGTCCTGCCACCCAGAAAACAGATAGTCCGCCTGCAGAGATCTTAGAACTAACCAGACTGCTTCCCTTGATGTTTGTGAAAATAACCATCCACAACAGCATAAAAAAACAGCTCCACCTGAAGCTTGCCACTGGCCGCTCTTTTTATCTTCAGCTGTGTCCCCCCTCAGATGCAAGTGAAGACCTTTTTGTTCACTGGGAAAACCTTGTTTACATCCTGAGACCACCAGTGGAGGCTTACAGTGGTACCAAAGCTATCCTAGCTGGGAGCACATCAGACTCATCTGTGTTTGAGGAAGTGCAGAGAAGCCCAGTG GGATATGCCATGAAGTTCTGTGAAGAGAAGGAGCAATTCAGAATCAGCAGACTTCACATGAATGCTGAAATGTTTGGGTCCACCTATTATGATTATACAATAGAGATATGA